One window from the genome of Pseudomonas frederiksbergensis encodes:
- the yjiA gene encoding GTPase, whose translation MSSPIPVTILSGFLGAGKTTLLRHLLKAEHGLRIAVIENEFSDAGIDTQLLGEEPVQVMTLANGCVCCTIHTDLTKALYLLLERLDSGEIHFDRLVIECTGLADPAPVAQTFFIDEDLRERYILDGILTLVDAAHADTHLTQAIAQAQVGFADRLLLSKTDLVDAAHVEALGERLMRINRRAPIRVVEHGKIDLAELLDIRGFNLNADLGAGLSLRPVGKATTGDRISSLVLRTDKPLDIDKLSEFMNQLLEEHGKQLLRYKGVLNIAGESRRLVFQGVLKLYGFDWDTEWAPGETRESVIVFIADELPEEKIRAGFEAALR comes from the coding sequence GGCAAGACCACGTTGCTGCGTCATCTGCTCAAGGCCGAGCACGGACTGAGAATTGCCGTGATCGAGAACGAATTCAGCGATGCCGGTATCGATACCCAGTTGCTGGGCGAAGAGCCGGTGCAGGTCATGACCCTGGCCAACGGCTGCGTTTGCTGCACGATCCACACCGACCTGACCAAGGCCCTGTACCTGTTGCTCGAACGGCTGGACAGCGGCGAAATCCATTTCGACCGTTTGGTGATCGAGTGCACCGGCCTCGCCGATCCGGCACCGGTAGCACAGACGTTTTTCATCGACGAAGACCTGCGTGAGCGCTACATACTCGATGGCATTCTGACCCTGGTAGATGCCGCCCACGCCGACACCCACCTGACCCAGGCCATTGCCCAGGCCCAGGTCGGATTTGCCGATCGCTTACTGCTCAGCAAGACAGACCTTGTCGACGCGGCGCACGTCGAGGCCCTTGGCGAACGCTTGATGCGCATCAACCGGCGGGCACCGATCCGAGTGGTCGAACACGGCAAGATCGACCTGGCCGAATTGCTGGATATCCGTGGATTCAATCTCAATGCGGATCTGGGCGCCGGGCTCAGCCTTCGTCCGGTTGGCAAGGCAACCACGGGCGATCGCATCAGCAGCCTGGTCCTGCGCACCGACAAGCCGCTGGACATCGACAAGCTCAGCGAATTCATGAACCAACTGCTCGAAGAGCACGGCAAGCAGTTGCTGCGCTACAAGGGGGTGCTGAATATTGCGGGCGAGTCCCGCCGATTGGTGTTCCAGGGCGTGCTCAAGTTGTACGGCTTCGATTGGGACACCGAATGGGCCCCAGGCGAAACCCGTGAAAGCGTGATCGTGTTTATCGCCGATGAACTACCCGAAGAGAAAATCCGCGCAGGTTTCGAGGCCGCGTTACGTTGA